The nucleotide window GGTCGCGCCGGGTCGAGGCGCGCGGAATCGATGCCAGCGCCTTGATGCCCAGCGGCAGGGTCGCCAGTTCGGCCACGTCGCGGACGCAGCCCCAGATCACCACGCCGGCCCAGCCGTTCCTGACCGCGGAGGCGGCGATCATGTCGCCCATCAGGGCGCAGCGCAGGCTTCCGGCGCCGTCCACCACCAGGATGCGGCCCGCACCGGGCGTCGCCAGCAGTTCCTTGACGCGGGAGTTGTCCTCCAGACACTTCACGGTGACGACCTCCCCGGCGAAGCGGGTGACGGCGCCGAAGTCGCGGAAGCCCGGCAGGACATAGCGGGCGGCGTCCTTGAAGCGGTCGAACAGGTCGCAGGTGGGGACGAAATTCTGGCCGGTGGACATGGCTTGCGGCTCCGCAGCGTGGACGTTGCAGGTGGTCTTCCCTCACCTCTTGCGCCAAAGGCGAGCGGGAGGCAAGACCCGGGATCCACTGCCGCGGCCGGCCGGCGATCATGCCGCAGGAGGCTTGGCCGCTATAGGTTTGGCGGCAAGGAGCTTGGCGAAGGTGCAATCGCCGGGTCGGCGATGCGCCCCCATATTCGGACAGGTGCAAAGAGAAGGAACGGTGCCCGCTCATGAGAACTCCGAGAATCCCCGCCGTTGCGGCGGCAGGCGCGCTGACCCTCGTGCTTGCGGCCTGCGGATCCATCGCTCCGCCACCGGTCGCCCCTCCTGACCCAGCCGTGCTGGCCGCACTGGACCGCAACGCCTCGAACAGCTGCAACCCGTCGGTGGCATCCGTGCTGACCGGCGCCGGCATCCCGGCTTCGGACATCCGTGGGTTGAGCTACGGCATCTACCGCGACGAACTCCGCGACAGAATCGTCCGCTGGGATGCCTGGGTGTACCTGAACGACCAGCCGGGCGCGGTGGTGGTCACGCTCGACGAGGATTGCCGGCCGATCCAGCTCTATGCCCGTGGGGGAGCGAAGCTACCGGGGGCGCGGTAAGCCGCGGTGTGGGGACATGCACCCGCCGGAACCTCTGACCTGTCTTAACTATCCTCGGCCGCCTGCCGCTCCGACACATGGGCATCCACGGCGCGGTCATGCCGCTTGAGGCGCTCCTGCAGGGTGTCGCCCATCCGCAGGGCCACGGCGATGGACAGGATGTCGCCCAGCACCAGATGCGCGATGCGGACGGTCATGGGAGAGTGGATGTCGAAATCGTCGGCGATGTCGGCCACCAGGCTGACCGTCGCCATCTCCGCCAACGGCGTGCCGGAGCGGGTCAGGGCGATGACGGCGGCGCCGGCCTTGCGGGCGTTCTGGACGGCATCCAGAATGTCGCGGGTCCGGCCGGTGCTGGACACCGCCACCACCGCATCGCCCTTCGTCAGCGTGAGGGCCGACGCGAAATAGAGGTGGGAATCGCTGTAGGCGACGGTGGGAATGCCCAGGCGGAAGAACTTGCGCTGGATGTCCTCCGCCACCGAGCCCGAATTGCCGGAACCGTAGAACTCGATCCGGCGCGAGGCCGCGAGAATGTCGGCGGCGCGGTCCACCGCATCCGTGGGCAGGTTGTTGCGCACCTGCATCAGCGTGGCGATGGTCCGGTCGAACAGCTTGCCGGCCAGCACCGCCCCGGGCACGCCGCCGTCGCCATCCAACTCCCCGCCGACCGACAGTTCCTGGTGCAGGAAGGGCATGCCGCCGGCGATGTCCTGCGCCAGTTTGATCTTGAACTCACGGAATCCGCGGCAACCGAGGGCCGAGCAGAAACGCGCCACCGTCGGTTCGCTTACTCCGGCGCGTTCGGCGAGCTCCGCCATCGATAGGTTGATGACATCACCCGGATGTGCAATTGCGTAGTCCGCCAACTTGCGCTCAGATGGGCGGATCTGGTCGCGGACGGCGGCGATTCTCGCCAGCATGTGGGGGAAACTCCATTGAGAATGGGCGTCAGTCTAGCATATGTAGTAAAGCTACATACATAGCGCTGCGAACGACCGATTCCAACCCGGCGGCGAGGCATGCTTCCCATGAATTGCCAGTATTTTGCACCGCACACTGCGACAAAATGTCCGGCCTCCCCTCTTGTCGAGGGGGTCGTGCGAGAGTATGTAGTAAAACTACAGAGTGGGGCGAAACGCGGCATCGACCGCGGCCGCCCCGCCTGAAAAATATGACGTGTATCAACGATTTCGGCGCCCTTCGCGCCTATGTTTCCTGTCGCCCCGCCGGTTTGCGGGCACCACGAGACCGCCGACACGGGATTCGATCCGCGCCGACGGTTTAATCTCTGAGGAGTCATCATGGACACCCTGCTGATGGACGGACTTGCCGAGGCCACGGAGCAGAAGTCCGCCGCCAACCCCTGGCGCGGCTTTGCCCCAGGCGTCTGGCGCCGCTCGGTCGACGTCCGCGATTTCATCCAGCGCAACCTGCGCCCCTATGAAGGGGACGCGGGCTTCGTCGCCGGCCCCACCGCCCGCACCACCGCGCTGTTCGCCAAGGTCACCGACCTGCTGAAGCAGGAACGCGCCGCCAAGGGCGGCGTGCTGGATGCCGACACCGAAACCTTCGCCTCGATCACCTCACACGCCCCCGGCTACATCGACCGCGATCTGGAGGTCATCGTCGGCCTGCAGACCGACAAGCCGCTGAAGCGCGCGATCATGCCGTTCGGCGGCTGGCGCATGGTCAAGAACGGCCTGGAGGCCTACGGCTTCACCCCGTCACCGAAGCTGGAGGAGGTGTTCCCGAGCCTGCGCAAGACGCACAATGACGGCGTGTTCGACGTGTACACGCCCGAGATGCTGCGCTGCCGCAAGTCCGGCGTCATCACCGGCCTGCCCGACGCCTACGGCCGCGGCCGCATCATCGGCGATTACCGC belongs to Azospirillum ramasamyi and includes:
- the rraA gene encoding ribonuclease E activity regulator RraA produces the protein MSTGQNFVPTCDLFDRFKDAARYVLPGFRDFGAVTRFAGEVVTVKCLEDNSRVKELLATPGAGRILVVDGAGSLRCALMGDMIAASAVRNGWAGVVIWGCVRDVAELATLPLGIKALASIPRASTRRDQGLVDVAVELPGALVQPGDMLFADEDGIVVLTPEQAAALK
- a CDS encoding MurR/RpiR family transcriptional regulator; this translates as MLARIAAVRDQIRPSERKLADYAIAHPGDVINLSMAELAERAGVSEPTVARFCSALGCRGFREFKIKLAQDIAGGMPFLHQELSVGGELDGDGGVPGAVLAGKLFDRTIATLMQVRNNLPTDAVDRAADILAASRRIEFYGSGNSGSVAEDIQRKFFRLGIPTVAYSDSHLYFASALTLTKGDAVVAVSSTGRTRDILDAVQNARKAGAAVIALTRSGTPLAEMATVSLVADIADDFDIHSPMTVRIAHLVLGDILSIAVALRMGDTLQERLKRHDRAVDAHVSERQAAEDS